The sequence AACTCAGAAGATGACGAAGTATTGCTGCCATGATGCGGCGCGATCAGAATATCAGCCTGAATATCCTCACTGGTGGCCAGTAGCCGCTCAATGTCACTGTCGATATCCCCCGGCAGTAACAGGGTATTCCTGCCATCTGTAATGCTCAGCACACAGGAAAGGTTATTTTCAGAATCCTGATAGCCGGCCGGCGGCCACAACACACCGATAGTGAGCTCCTGCCATTGTTGCTGCCATCCACGCTTACATAGATCCTCATGTTTAATCACCTTTTTAAGAGGAATGCCCTTAGCCAGTTGAGTCAGACTGCCGGCATGGTCATTATCATTGTGGCTGATAACGACCTTATCTAACTGGTTAATTCCTCTGGCTTTTAACAGCGGCAAAATATGATTATCGGCGCTGTTATAACCCGATGGATAAGCCGGGCCGGTGTCATAGAGAATGGCCCTGCCCTGTTTTTCGATTACCACTGCCAGCCCCTGGCCCACATCCAATACTCTGACAATCCAGTTGGGATCCCGTGACGGCAGCGTCCAGCTAAGCAAAGGCAGAATAAACAACGCGCAAAGCAACCAGCGGCGCCGGCAAACAGGCAGAGTCAGTAACGCTAACGCCACGACCATCAAAACCCAGACCATTAACGGAATCTGGCTGACCTGCGAAAAGGCCGGCGGCAGGCTGGCAAACCAGTGCAGCCCCTCAATACCAAAGCCAATAAGCGAATCGGCCAGACTAAACACCAGATTACCGGCCGCCGGCCAGATAAACAGCAGCAACAGCCCAAGCAGACACAAGGGCACCAGCACCAGAGTTACCACCGGCACCGCCAGCATATTCACCAGAGGTGAGATCAGCGACACCAGATTAAATTCCCAGGCCACCAGTGGCAGCATCAGTAAGCTCAGTGCCAGTTGCATACGCAGCAAAGATATAAAAGCAGTGCGCCAGTCCACTCTGGCGCCGGCGACCGGCCAGCGCCAGAACACCAGCCAGATAATCAGAATGGCGCAGAAGCTGAGCCAGAAACTGAAGGAAAACAGACTTAAGGGGAACAGCAGAATAAAAACCAGCAGGGTAGTCAGAAAAATCTGCCGGGGCCGCCAGTGCCTGTCACTCAGCCACAGCCAGGTTACCAGCGCCAGCATGACCCAGGCTCTGGCCGTTGGCAGGCTGAAACCGGCCAGTGCCGCATAGCCAAAGGCCGCCACCAGTGCCCCACCCATCGCGACTTTAAACAGGTTAATGCGCTCGCTGCGGCCACATAATAGATACCCGCTGCACCACAGCAACACAGACAAACTCAGACCACTGATGATCCCCAAATGTAAGCCGGAGATGGCAATAAGATGGGCGATACCGGTACGTTGCACCAGTTGCCAGTCAGACTGTTCCAAAGCGCCGCGGTAGCCCAGCGTCAGCGCCTGTAGCCAGGCGCCGTGTACAAGATCCAACTCCAACATCTTATCCAACACCTGCTGACGCAGGCTGATGTGGTTCTGCAACAACTTATTGGACGGCTTAGCGACCACATAGCCGGTGGCGCGGATACCACTGGCAAACAACCAGCGCTGATAATTAAAACCACCCAGGTTAAGGCTGCCATGGGGCGGTTTCAGGCGTACCGCCAGACGGACCTGCTGCCCCTGCTTAATATCCCAACCCGGCTGCCGGTAACTCAGCCGCACCTTTACCCCTGCAGGTACCGCCTGACCATCCAGAGTATCGAGGCTTAAATTAAAGCGCTGAGTCGATTCAGGGCGGCTCAGAGTCTCTATCCAGCCTGTTACCATGACAGTTTGCTGAATCTTTTCTTCAGGCAGTTGCCAAGCCTGCTGCCAATGCCCTACACTCGCCATCCAGAATATGGCAGCCAGCGCCCCTGACAGCCAATATCTTTGGTAGTAAAGGGCGAGGATAATTGCCAGAATAAGTAAAGGCGGCAAGATCCACACAGGCGGCAGTGCAGACCAGAGTAAAACGGTCATACTCAGTGTAATGAAACTGAAACGCCAAACATCCATATTTGCAGCCTTATCTGTTCATTCCCTGGCCGGAATGACGTGAATCAGAGAGCCTTATGCCAAAGAAAATTATCGGGCGTTTTTTGCCCGATCACAAAACAATTAAGCGACAAAAAGCCCTGGCCGTGTTTGGCAGCCTGCTGCATGATCCCAATTTGTGGCATCTGAATCGCCGTTCGGCCTCCGGCGCCTTTGGTATCGGCATGTTCTTCGCTTTCTGGCCTGTGCCTTTTCAGATGTGGCTGGCCGCGGCACTGGCCATTCCTATGCGGGTCAACCTGCCCCTATCCGTAGCAACAGTCTGGATCACCAACCCGCTGACCATGCCGCCGATCTTCTTTGCTGCCTATAAGGTGGGTGTGTGGCTGCTCGGCGCCCCGGCTGAACCCTTTTACT comes from Lacimicrobium alkaliphilum and encodes:
- a CDS encoding DNA internalization-related competence protein ComEC/Rec2, translated to MDVWRFSFITLSMTVLLWSALPPVWILPPLLILAIILALYYQRYWLSGALAAIFWMASVGHWQQAWQLPEEKIQQTVMVTGWIETLSRPESTQRFNLSLDTLDGQAVPAGVKVRLSYRQPGWDIKQGQQVRLAVRLKPPHGSLNLGGFNYQRWLFASGIRATGYVVAKPSNKLLQNHISLRQQVLDKMLELDLVHGAWLQALTLGYRGALEQSDWQLVQRTGIAHLIAISGLHLGIISGLSLSVLLWCSGYLLCGRSERINLFKVAMGGALVAAFGYAALAGFSLPTARAWVMLALVTWLWLSDRHWRPRQIFLTTLLVFILLFPLSLFSFSFWLSFCAILIIWLVFWRWPVAGARVDWRTAFISLLRMQLALSLLMLPLVAWEFNLVSLISPLVNMLAVPVVTLVLVPLCLLGLLLLFIWPAAGNLVFSLADSLIGFGIEGLHWFASLPPAFSQVSQIPLMVWVLMVVALALLTLPVCRRRWLLCALFILPLLSWTLPSRDPNWIVRVLDVGQGLAVVIEKQGRAILYDTGPAYPSGYNSADNHILPLLKARGINQLDKVVISHNDNDHAGSLTQLAKGIPLKKVIKHEDLCKRGWQQQWQELTIGVLWPPAGYQDSENNLSCVLSITDGRNTLLLPGDIDSDIERLLATSEDIQADILIAPHHGSNTSSSSEFIRAVAPEYVVFSQGYLNRWRFPAEAVVQRYQEQGVKMLQTSIEGQTDFVLGDGGIRVQTYRRYYHRYWYQPPPLHF
- a CDS encoding DUF2062 domain-containing protein; translated protein: MPKKIIGRFLPDHKTIKRQKALAVFGSLLHDPNLWHLNRRSASGAFGIGMFFAFWPVPFQMWLAAALAIPMRVNLPLSVATVWITNPLTMPPIFFAAYKVGVWLLGAPAEPFYFELSWEWVVSSLNTIGPAFLLGCGVCAVVFGALGYFAMNLLWRFSVNKAWKARREKRQQK